A region from the Bombyx mori chromosome 15, ASM3026992v2 genome encodes:
- the LOC119629568 gene encoding uncharacterized protein LOC119629568, with protein MPSVPLPYTGWSHLKNLKLADPDFHTPQPVEMLLGADILSHVLLGNTIVGPPGTPIAMNSVFGYLLLGKLDLDSSVPTSFQVCFSSFDNDNLQRFWELESIPEKRSYTPDEELCESFFQKTHTRNADGRYVVALPFKPDAPSLGESRSIALARFHKLEYRLERNLKLKADYHACLQEYVDLNHMELVDDQPSVSESYYIPHHCVVKESSESTPTRVVYDAGCRSTSGYSLNDVLLTGPKLHMDIVDVLLKFRVHSIALTADIKQMYRNILVRESDKDFQRIVWRTSPEQTIRDYRLRTVTFGVKSSPYLALRTIKQLAQDEAERFKLASPVLLNDVFVDDVVSGEDSEVSALALQQELIGICGAAGFELRKWHSNSPALLAAVLPSESHGERPENVLFAEMEIDKKVKVLGLQWNPKSDSFNFKVQVSSIKCTKRVILSEIAKIYDPLGLLSPVTLFAKHLIQLLWIAKVDWDETPPVDIVNSWSSFVDELPLISQVSFPRYIFNNTNPEPIQIHGFADASEKGFGACVYIRYKDQEDFIQTHLIIAKTRVAPLSVRLTIPRLELMAAVLLSKLIEKVMLTYSGRVRFDQVYAWSDASIVLAWLHSSPHEWKTFVSNRVSEILRRIPADRWRHVPSADNPADAASRGLLPAALVQHDLWYHGPSWLHLGQNSWPIQNPVRDTCEEKRNVSRIHRCVQCFRARPTHNQPRMGPLPAVRVRPARPFLKTAVDFAGPFYVRANKQSNKWLQDKGVALREGTVVVVCDDRLPPLQWRLARIHELHPGSDNITRVVTIKMGNSLYKRPVVKICPLPLE; from the exons ATGCCAAGTGTACCTTTACCGTATACCGGGTGGTCACATTTGAAAAATCTGAAGTTAGCTGATCCGGACTTTCATACGCCCCAGCCTGTTGAAATGTTACTAGGAGCGGATATACTGTCCCACGTGTTACTAGGCAACACTATCGTAGGCCCGCCGGGCACGCCGATCGCTATGAATAGTGTGTTCGGTTATTTACTTTTAGGCAAATTAGATTTAGATTCTTCTGTTCCAACTTCATTTCAAGTGTGTTTTAGCTCGTTTGACAACGACAACCTTCAGAGATTTTGGGAGCTGGAATCAATACCAGAGAAACGGAGTTACACTCCAGATGAGGAGTTGTGCGAATCCTTTTTTCAAAAGACGCACACTCGTAATGCGGACGGGCGATACGTGGTCGCCCTCCCGTTTAAGCCTGACGCACCGTCTCTCGGCGAGTCGCGGTCCATTGCGCTAGCTCGGTTTCATAAACTAGAATATCGGTTAGAACGCAACCTCAAGTTGAAGGCTGATTACCACGCTTGTCTCCAGGAATACGTAGACCTCAACCACATGGAGCTCGTCGATGATCAACCTTCAGTTAGTGAAAGTTATTACATTCCGCACCACTGCGTGGTCAAAGAATCGAGTGAGTCGACGCCTACACGTGTGGTGTACGACGCCGGTTGTCGCTCAACTAGTGGGTATTCGCTCAATGACGTTTTACTAACGGGTCCTAAGCTTCACATGGACATAGTGGACGTCCTTCTTAAATTTCGTGTCCATTCAATCGCGCTTACTGCCGACATAAAACAAATGTATCGTAATATACTTGTTCGTGAAAGTGACAAAGATTTTCAGCGTATTGTGTGGCGCACATCACCAGAGCAAACTATTCGTGACTACCGTTTGCGTACAGTCACATTCGGTGTGAAATCGTCACCTTACCTCGCTCTGCGTACAATAAAACAACTCGCTCAAGATGAGGCCGAGCGGTTCAAACTCGCGTCGCCCGTTTTACTTAACGATGTTTTCGTCGACGACGTCGTATCTGGCGAGGACTCTGAAGTCAGCGCACTCGCGCTACAACAAGAGCTGATAGGTATTTGTGGGGCGGCTGGGTTTGAATTGCGCAAATGGCACAGCAACTCGCCAGCGTTACTCGCTGCGGTGCTGCCATCAGAGTCTCATGGTGAGCGGCCGGAGAACGTTCTCTTCGCTGAAATGGAGATCGACAAAAAGGTTAAGGTTCTGGGCTTACAGTGGAACCCTAAATCTGattcattcaattttaaagTCCAAGTTTCATCGATTAAGTGTACAAAGCGTGTCATTCTTTCAGAAATAGCAAAAATATACGACCCCCTCGGGCTATTATCACCGGTCACATTGTTTGCCAAACATTTGATTCAACTCTTATGGATAGCCAAAGTCGATTGGGATGAGACGCCGCCTGTTGACATAGTAAATTCGTGGTCTTCTTTCGTTGACGAGCTCCCACTCATCTCACAAGTCTCATTTCCGCGTTATATATTTAACAATACCAATCCCGAACCGATACAAATTCACGGTTTTGCTGACGCTTCCGAGAAGGGTTTCGGAGCATGTGTATATATTCGTTACAAAGATCAagaagatttcattcaaactcacCTGATTATAGCCAAAACTCGCGTCGCACCGTTGAGTGTGCGTCTCACTATTCCTCGCCTCGAACTAATGGCGGCAGTCCTCTTatctaaattaattgaaaaagtaATGCTCACTTACAGTGGTCGTGTTCGCTTCGACCAGGTCTACGCTTGGTCCGACGCATCCATCGTGCTAGCATGGCTACACTCATCTCCGCACGAATGGAAAACCTTCGTTTCGAACCGTGTCAGTGAGATTTTGCGCCGCATACCCGCGGACCGCTGGCGCCACGTCCCGTCGGCCGACAATCCCGCCGACGCTGCGTCTCGTGGCCTTTTGCCCGCCGCGCTCGTACAGCATGACTTATGGTACCACGGACCCTCGTGGCTACATCTGGGTCAGAACTCCTGGCCGATTCAAAATCCCGTAAGAGACACGTGCGAAGAAAAACGCAACGTATCG CGCATACATCGCTGCGTGCAGTGCTTCCGCGCGCGCCCGACGCACAATCAACCGCGCATGGGACCACTCCCAGCAGTTCGTGTTCGCCCCGCGCGACCGTTTCTAAAGACCGCGGTAGATTTTGCTGGTCCATTTTACGTGCGCGCCAATAAG CAAAGTAACAAGTGGCTTCAGGACAAGGGCGTCGCCCTTCGTGAAGGCACTGTTGTGGTGGTATGCGACGACCGCTTGCCGCCGTTGCAATGGAGGTTGGCGCGCATCCACGAACTTCATCCCGGCTCGGACAATATCACACGAGTTGTAACCATTAAAATGGGAAATTCCCTTTATAAACGACCCGTGGTTAAAATATGTCCTCTTCCCTTGGAGTA